The Streptomyces sp. P9-A4 genome contains a region encoding:
- a CDS encoding cation:proton antiporter regulatory subunit, translating to MPAPRMRTTPLPGIGVQYDFTTREHRHLSVIAHRDGTRTVNVYRGDDPDACAQSLHLTEAETASLIDALLPTHHSANVLHTTDLGLVAERIELSAHSYWNGRLLGDTRMRTEAGASVVAVLRRSGAIPSPTPAFRFAGGDTLIVIGTREGVDAAAAILGQE from the coding sequence GTGCCTGCTCCGCGGATGAGAACGACACCCCTGCCCGGCATCGGAGTGCAGTACGACTTCACCACCCGGGAGCACCGCCATCTGTCGGTGATCGCCCACCGCGACGGCACCCGGACCGTGAACGTGTACCGGGGCGACGACCCCGACGCCTGTGCGCAGTCCCTGCACCTCACGGAGGCCGAGACGGCCTCGCTGATCGACGCGCTGCTGCCCACGCACCACAGCGCGAACGTCCTGCACACCACCGACCTGGGGCTCGTCGCCGAACGCATCGAGCTCTCCGCGCACTCGTACTGGAACGGGCGCCTGCTCGGCGACACCCGGATGCGGACCGAGGCGGGTGCCTCCGTCGTCGCCGTACTGCGCCGCTCCGGGGCGATACCGTCCCCGACGCCCGCCTTCCGGTTCGCCGGCGGCGACACGCTCATCGTCATCGGCACCCGCGAGGGCGTCGACGCGGCCGCCGCGATCCTCGGTCAGGAGTGA
- a CDS encoding cation:proton antiporter, with the protein MHSAVFLIEFGAIILGLGLLGRLAGRFRFSPIPLYLLAGLAFGKGGLLPLGASEEFVAIGAEIGVILLLLMLGLEYTASDLVSNLKTQYPAGLVDFSLNALPGAAAALLLGWGPVGAVVLAGVTWISSSGVIAKVLGDLGRLGNRETPVILSILVLEDLAMAVYLPIITALLAGVGLAAGSATLAIALGVAGAVLFVAVRYGRLISRFVSSDDPEKLLLVVLGLTLLVAGVAQQLQVSAAVGAFLVGIALSGEVAEGAHALLSPLRDLFAAVFFVFFGLHTDPASIPPVILPAFALAVVTALTKIATGYWAARRAGIGVKGRWRAGGTLVARGEFSIVIAGLAVSAGVQPQLGPFATAYVLVLVVIGPLTARFTEPVAAYVSRLRTPASPVDAPASEAARGADVPAAGPEARDTESAPDRV; encoded by the coding sequence GTGCATTCCGCGGTCTTCCTGATCGAATTCGGCGCCATCATCCTCGGACTCGGCCTGCTCGGGCGTCTCGCCGGCCGGTTCCGCTTCTCCCCGATCCCGCTCTACCTCCTCGCGGGACTCGCCTTCGGCAAGGGCGGCCTGCTGCCGCTCGGCGCCAGCGAGGAGTTCGTCGCCATCGGCGCCGAGATCGGCGTCATACTCCTGCTCCTCATGCTCGGCCTCGAATACACGGCGAGCGACCTCGTCTCCAACCTCAAGACCCAGTACCCCGCGGGACTCGTCGACTTCAGCCTCAACGCCCTGCCCGGCGCTGCCGCCGCGCTGCTTCTCGGCTGGGGACCCGTCGGAGCCGTCGTCCTCGCCGGCGTCACCTGGATCTCCTCCTCAGGAGTCATCGCCAAGGTCCTCGGCGACCTCGGGCGGCTGGGCAACCGCGAGACCCCGGTGATCCTCAGCATCCTGGTCCTCGAAGACCTCGCCATGGCCGTCTACCTGCCCATCATCACCGCCCTGCTCGCCGGGGTGGGCCTCGCGGCCGGCAGCGCGACCCTCGCCATCGCCCTGGGCGTGGCGGGCGCGGTGCTCTTCGTCGCCGTCCGCTACGGCAGGCTGATCTCCCGCTTCGTCTCCAGCGACGACCCGGAGAAGCTGCTGCTCGTCGTCCTCGGGCTGACCCTGCTGGTCGCCGGTGTGGCCCAGCAGCTCCAGGTCTCCGCCGCCGTCGGCGCCTTCCTCGTCGGCATCGCGCTCTCCGGGGAGGTCGCCGAGGGCGCCCACGCCCTGCTGAGCCCCCTGCGGGATCTGTTCGCCGCGGTGTTCTTCGTCTTCTTCGGTCTGCACACCGACCCGGCCAGCATTCCCCCGGTGATCCTCCCGGCGTTCGCGCTGGCCGTCGTCACCGCGCTGACGAAGATCGCCACCGGCTACTGGGCCGCCCGCCGGGCCGGTATCGGCGTCAAGGGACGCTGGAGGGCGGGCGGCACCCTGGTGGCGCGCGGCGAGTTCTCGATCGTCATCGCCGGGCTCGCCGTCTCCGCCGGGGTGCAGCCCCAGCTGGGGCCGTTCGCCACCGCCTACGTCCTGGTCCTCGTGGTGATCGGGCCGCTCACCGCCCGCTTCACCGAACCGGTCGCCGCGTACGTCAGCCGGCTCCGGACCCCCGCCTCCCCGGTGGACGCACCGGCGTCCGAGGCGGCTCGCGGGGCCGACGTACCGGCTGCCGGGCCCGAGGCACGCGACACGGAGTCAGCCCCCGACCGGGTGTGA
- a CDS encoding BlaI/MecI/CopY family transcriptional regulator, protein MTERDDIGAESSPPRRGQGQLEAQVLAALRAASEPVPVAWVRERLGGGLAYTTVITILTRLRAKGAVERERAGRSFRWTAVGDEAGLAALRMRKVLDAEADRQAVLARFVTGLSPNEERLLRELLARNAEDEEG, encoded by the coding sequence ATGACCGAACGGGACGACATCGGGGCGGAGTCCTCCCCGCCCAGGCGCGGTCAGGGGCAACTGGAGGCACAGGTGCTCGCCGCGCTCCGTGCGGCGTCCGAGCCGGTGCCGGTGGCATGGGTACGGGAACGCCTCGGCGGCGGCCTCGCCTACACCACCGTCATCACCATCCTCACCCGTCTCCGGGCGAAGGGCGCCGTCGAACGCGAGCGCGCCGGCCGGTCCTTCCGCTGGACGGCGGTCGGCGACGAGGCCGGGCTCGCCGCCCTGCGGATGCGGAAGGTGCTGGACGCGGAGGCGGACCGACAGGCGGTCCTGGCCCGGTTCGTCACCGGCCTTTCGCCGAACGAAGAGCGACTGCTTCGTGAACTGCTCGCCAGGAACGCCGAGGACGAGGAAGGCTAG
- a CDS encoding M56 family metallopeptidase: protein MGVFVFLPLVLPLTAWPVARLAEQRLHPRTATRLLAVVAGVSAVCSTLCLGLLMIVGTAQLPGNPLPDSWSDPDVRAALPYDEIAGRAAIPVLLAVLVSGGAAAWRQLRVRRRAAGALAGLPPTSVAVLPDRTPYAYALPGRRGRVVVSTGMLTGLGSDERRALFAHERAHLAARHHRHLLTVHLAARANPFLRPLRTAVSYTVERWADEDAAAEVGSRRAVARAIGKAALLAPRAPAATLPALAGAGPVPRRVAALMRPAPVGRAWPPACTAVGLATWGAAVGATVSALSSANSAVMLFLVLRGVAAPVQ, encoded by the coding sequence ATGGGAGTCTTCGTCTTCCTTCCCCTGGTCCTTCCGCTCACCGCGTGGCCGGTCGCCCGCCTCGCCGAACAGCGGCTCCATCCCCGTACCGCGACCCGGCTGCTCGCCGTCGTCGCCGGTGTCTCCGCCGTGTGCAGCACGCTCTGCCTCGGCCTGCTGATGATCGTGGGCACCGCCCAACTCCCCGGAAATCCGCTCCCCGACAGCTGGTCGGACCCGGACGTGCGGGCGGCCCTGCCGTACGACGAGATCGCCGGCCGCGCCGCCATCCCCGTCCTGCTCGCCGTCCTCGTCTCCGGCGGCGCGGCGGCCTGGCGCCAGCTGCGGGTACGCCGCCGGGCCGCGGGCGCGCTCGCCGGGCTGCCGCCGACCTCCGTCGCCGTGCTGCCGGACCGCACCCCGTACGCGTACGCGCTGCCCGGCCGGCGGGGCCGGGTCGTCGTCAGCACCGGCATGCTCACCGGGCTCGGCTCGGACGAGCGCCGGGCCCTCTTCGCCCATGAGCGGGCCCATCTGGCCGCGCGTCACCACCGGCACCTGCTGACGGTCCATCTCGCGGCACGCGCGAACCCGTTCCTGCGGCCGCTGCGCACCGCCGTCTCCTACACCGTCGAACGCTGGGCCGACGAGGACGCCGCCGCCGAGGTCGGCAGCCGTCGCGCCGTCGCCCGCGCCATCGGCAAGGCGGCCCTGCTGGCCCCGCGCGCACCGGCCGCCACGCTCCCGGCCCTGGCCGGGGCGGGGCCGGTGCCCCGAAGGGTGGCGGCCCTGATGCGCCCGGCCCCGGTCGGCCGCGCCTGGCCCCCGGCGTGCACGGCCGTCGGCCTGGCCACCTGGGGGGCGGCCGTCGGCGCGACCGTGTCGGCACTGTCCTCGGCGAACTCGGCGGTCATGCTTTTCCTGGTGCTCCGCGGAGTCGCGGCGCCGGTGCAGTAG
- a CDS encoding tellurite resistance TerB family protein has product MALWDRIRESASTMQTQLVAKKNDLKSGAFRDASMAMCALVAAADGTIDPAERRRVAQLIASNEVLQNFDAIDLQRRFDDNLNKLTADFDFGKVSVLQEIAKAKKKPAEARAVIQIGIVIGGADGDFDKTEQAVVREACFTLDLPPHEFDL; this is encoded by the coding sequence ATGGCCCTGTGGGACCGCATCAGGGAATCCGCATCGACGATGCAGACCCAGCTGGTGGCGAAGAAGAACGACCTGAAGAGCGGCGCGTTCCGGGACGCGAGCATGGCCATGTGCGCGCTGGTCGCCGCCGCCGACGGCACCATCGACCCCGCCGAGCGCCGTCGGGTCGCCCAGCTCATCGCGAGCAACGAAGTGCTGCAGAACTTCGACGCGATCGACCTTCAGCGCCGCTTCGACGACAACCTGAACAAGCTGACCGCCGACTTCGACTTCGGCAAGGTCAGCGTGCTCCAGGAGATCGCGAAGGCGAAGAAGAAGCCGGCGGAGGCCCGCGCGGTCATCCAGATCGGCATCGTCATCGGCGGCGCCGACGGCGACTTCGACAAGACGGAGCAGGCCGTGGTCCGCGAGGCGTGCTTCACGCTGGACCTGCCGCCGCACGAGTTCGACCTCTGA
- a CDS encoding GntR family transcriptional regulator yields MGDLKQYGLVRAQERLRDQVGHALRAALIAGELRPGQVYSAPGLASDLGVSATPVREAMLDLAREGLVEPVRNKGFRITEVSERDLDQFTELRTLIEVPTIGRVTEKADREQLEALRPVAEEIVSHARDHDLIGYLEADRRFHLALLALSGNDRLVETVGDLRKRSRLYGLTGLDEAGKLVSSAEEHVELLDLMIAGDARGAEACMRRHLGHVRSLWADARDEPVGRKD; encoded by the coding sequence ATGGGTGACCTGAAACAGTACGGCCTCGTCAGAGCCCAGGAGCGGCTCCGCGACCAGGTCGGGCACGCCCTGCGTGCCGCGCTCATCGCCGGCGAACTGCGCCCCGGCCAGGTCTACTCGGCCCCCGGACTCGCGAGCGACCTCGGTGTCTCCGCCACCCCGGTCCGCGAGGCCATGCTCGACCTGGCGCGGGAGGGCCTGGTCGAGCCCGTCCGCAACAAGGGCTTCCGCATCACCGAGGTCAGCGAGCGGGACCTCGACCAGTTCACCGAGCTGCGCACCCTCATCGAGGTCCCCACCATCGGCCGCGTCACCGAGAAGGCCGACCGCGAGCAGCTGGAGGCGCTGCGGCCGGTCGCCGAGGAGATCGTGTCCCACGCCCGGGACCACGACCTCATCGGCTATCTGGAGGCGGACCGCCGCTTCCACCTGGCGCTGCTCGCCCTCTCCGGGAACGACCGCCTGGTGGAGACGGTGGGTGACCTGCGCAAGCGGTCCCGTCTCTACGGTCTGACCGGTCTCGACGAGGCCGGCAAGCTCGTCTCCTCCGCCGAGGAGCACGTCGAGCTGCTCGACCTGATGATCGCCGGCGACGCACGGGGCGCCGAGGCGTGCATGCGACGCCACCTGGGCCACGTACGGTCGCTGTGGGCCGACGCCCGCGACGAACCGGTCGGCCGCAAGGACTGA
- a CDS encoding aminotransferase-like domain-containing protein — MLSADSVRADATAPVSSVPAPATAARLGNVGSSPVREILALTARPEVISFAGGLPAPELFDVEGIRAAYDRVLTESPRSALQYSTTEGDPELRTAVAARLTARGLPTEADDLLVTTGSQQALTLLTTALVEPGAVVLVEDPCYLAALQTFGFAGARVVPVPTDDDGIVPEALEEIAAREKATLLYIVPTFQNPTGRTLPAERRHAVAEAAARHGFWIVEDDPYGELRYEGERAPCIAADPVAADRTVLLGSFSKVMAPGLRLGYLRAPAGLRRACVIAKQAADLHTSTIDQAAAARYLRDSDLDAHVAVIRAAYRERRDAMLGGLPGALPEGSRWNRPEGGMFIWATLPTGHDATALLRTAIGHEVAYVPGAPFFCGEPDRGAMRLSFTTHSADEIREGLRRLAKSFA; from the coding sequence ATGCTTTCAGCCGACTCCGTGCGCGCGGACGCCACCGCCCCCGTCTCCTCCGTGCCCGCGCCGGCCACCGCGGCCCGGCTGGGCAACGTCGGTTCGTCGCCGGTACGGGAGATCCTGGCGCTGACCGCCAGGCCCGAGGTCATCTCCTTCGCGGGCGGTCTGCCGGCGCCCGAGCTGTTCGACGTCGAGGGCATCCGTGCCGCGTACGACCGGGTCCTGACGGAGAGCCCGCGGTCCGCGCTCCAGTACTCGACGACCGAGGGCGACCCGGAGCTGCGAACGGCCGTCGCCGCCCGGCTCACCGCGCGAGGCCTGCCCACCGAGGCCGACGACCTGCTCGTCACCACCGGTTCGCAGCAGGCGCTCACCCTCCTCACCACCGCTCTCGTCGAGCCGGGTGCCGTCGTCCTCGTCGAGGACCCCTGCTACCTCGCGGCCCTTCAGACCTTCGGCTTCGCCGGGGCCCGCGTCGTCCCCGTGCCCACCGACGACGACGGCATCGTCCCCGAGGCACTGGAGGAGATCGCGGCCCGCGAGAAGGCCACCCTCCTCTACATCGTCCCCACCTTCCAGAACCCCACGGGCCGCACCCTTCCCGCCGAGCGACGCCACGCCGTCGCCGAGGCCGCCGCGCGGCACGGGTTCTGGATCGTCGAGGACGACCCGTACGGCGAGCTGCGGTACGAAGGCGAGCGCGCGCCCTGCATCGCCGCCGACCCGGTGGCCGCCGACCGCACCGTCCTGCTCGGCTCCTTCTCCAAGGTGATGGCCCCCGGCCTCCGGCTCGGCTACCTGCGCGCCCCCGCCGGACTGCGCCGCGCCTGTGTGATCGCCAAGCAGGCCGCCGACCTGCACACCTCGACCATCGACCAGGCCGCGGCGGCGCGTTATCTGCGCGACAGCGACCTCGACGCGCATGTCGCGGTGATCCGGGCCGCGTACCGGGAGCGCCGGGACGCGATGCTCGGCGGTCTGCCGGGCGCGCTGCCCGAGGGCAGCCGGTGGAACAGGCCGGAGGGCGGCATGTTCATCTGGGCGACCCTGCCCACGGGCCACGACGCGACCGCGCTCCTGCGGACCGCGATCGGCCACGAGGTGGCGTACGTCCCGGGGGCGCCGTTCTTCTGCGGCGAGCCGGACCGGGGGGCGATGCGGCTCTCGTTCACCACGCACTCGGCCGACGAGATCAGAGAAGGCCTCCGGCGGCTGGCCAAGAGCTTCGCGTAG
- a CDS encoding DUF1707 SHOCT-like domain-containing protein — protein MTQNELDIRASDQERFAAEERLRAAVENGRLTLEELAPRLDEVHASRTRGELETACRGLPRPGPRDTLVVDRAPTSRGFVAGIFGGFERKGHWVVPPRMTLWSMWGGGKLDLTEARFSSQDTEIRAVALWGGTRIVVPEDVDVEVRGLGLFGVFDKRAANKVGTAGTPRVVIKGLALFGAVVTRTKKK, from the coding sequence GTGACACAGAACGAACTGGACATCCGCGCCTCGGACCAGGAACGGTTCGCGGCGGAGGAGCGCCTGCGGGCCGCCGTGGAGAACGGCCGGCTCACGCTGGAGGAGCTCGCGCCCCGGCTCGACGAGGTGCACGCCTCGCGCACCCGGGGCGAACTGGAGACCGCCTGCCGCGGTCTGCCCCGGCCGGGTCCCCGTGACACGCTCGTGGTGGACCGCGCCCCGACCTCCCGCGGCTTCGTGGCGGGGATCTTCGGCGGCTTCGAGCGCAAGGGCCACTGGGTCGTACCGCCCCGGATGACGCTCTGGTCGATGTGGGGCGGCGGCAAACTCGACCTGACCGAGGCGCGCTTCAGTAGCCAGGACACCGAGATCCGCGCCGTCGCCCTCTGGGGCGGCACCCGGATCGTGGTCCCGGAGGACGTCGACGTCGAGGTCCGGGGCCTCGGGCTCTTCGGCGTCTTCGACAAGCGCGCGGCGAACAAGGTCGGCACGGCGGGCACACCGCGGGTCGTCATCAAGGGCCTGGCCCTCTTCGGCGCGGTGGTGACCCGCACGAAGAAGAAGTGA
- a CDS encoding cell division protein SepF, with amino-acid sequence MSRYERYDVTDEQWEGLAQVVPLRGRDEWPSRVDHRTIPEQYESAEQRRMVVLRVQVFADAREVAEYLIAQIPVLLDLTSADTEVAKRILDFSSGVVFGLGSGMHRVDRNVFLLAPAGTEVEGAEGEDEDGVVGGGTAGVPRS; translated from the coding sequence ATGAGTAGGTACGAGAGGTACGACGTCACCGACGAGCAGTGGGAGGGCCTCGCGCAGGTCGTGCCCCTGCGCGGTCGTGACGAATGGCCGTCCAGGGTCGACCACCGCACGATCCCCGAGCAGTACGAGTCCGCCGAGCAGCGCCGTATGGTCGTGCTCCGTGTGCAGGTGTTCGCCGACGCCCGCGAGGTCGCCGAGTACCTCATCGCCCAGATCCCGGTGCTCCTCGATCTGACGAGCGCCGACACCGAGGTCGCCAAGCGGATCCTCGACTTCAGCAGCGGTGTGGTCTTCGGTCTCGGCAGCGGGATGCACCGCGTCGACCGGAACGTTTTTCTCCTCGCCCCCGCCGGTACGGAGGTCGAGGGCGCGGAGGGTGAGGACGAGGACGGTGTGGTGGGCGGCGGGACCGCCGGCGTCCCCCGATCGTAG
- a CDS encoding ATP-binding protein, with translation MDLTGGTALARTSDTPFSAVAAPAVARPSAAGPSGGVPPVAEPSAAVPSVARSAGGGRGGGRLRARPAVTELRLSAFAGHRAAVHELGPVTLFTGPSGSGKSTTLRAYEALARLGAGDPLDEVFPDAADCVPERARPDAQGRRGFRIGCTVDGPEGPVHLDLAVQAEPRLRIVGERLSGRGRTLLATALRDPGRPTVQAEWHTAGATPVTRAPFPDDLLGTALLPLRVAGKTPGQLEVLAAAEQVVIGLRSAFACDPRPERMRAPVPSGEGRLRRGCGNLAEVLHRTHTDCPRRHHRLAAVAGAGCVGPVTGLGVQELPEGTVRAVLERGERPPTPLGRLGDGELRYLALALTLLTGPGVLAMDRIAEVPEAVQSLTLLADGLDRGLDGRQVGELLALATGIAADGHIRVAGTVGERAAGEARRTPGVTVVDLSA, from the coding sequence ATGGACCTCACCGGCGGCACCGCGCTCGCCCGCACGTCAGACACCCCCTTCTCCGCTGTCGCCGCACCCGCCGTCGCCAGGCCTTCCGCCGCCGGGCCCTCGGGTGGCGTACCTCCCGTCGCCGAGCCTTCCGCTGCCGTGCCCTCCGTCGCCCGGTCCGCCGGGGGCGGGCGCGGGGGCGGGCGGCTCCGTGCCCGGCCGGCCGTGACCGAGCTGCGCCTGTCCGCGTTCGCCGGTCACCGCGCGGCCGTCCACGAGCTGGGGCCGGTCACCCTCTTCACCGGACCCAGCGGCAGCGGCAAGTCCACCACCCTGCGGGCGTACGAGGCACTCGCCCGGCTCGGCGCGGGCGACCCGCTCGACGAGGTGTTCCCCGATGCCGCCGACTGCGTCCCCGAACGGGCCAGGCCCGACGCCCAGGGCAGGCGCGGGTTCCGCATCGGGTGCACCGTCGACGGCCCCGAGGGGCCCGTGCACCTCGATCTCGCCGTCCAGGCCGAACCCCGGCTGCGTATCGTCGGCGAACGGCTCTCCGGCCGTGGCCGCACCCTGCTGGCCACGGCGCTGCGCGACCCCGGACGCCCCACCGTCCAGGCCGAGTGGCACACGGCCGGCGCCACCCCGGTCACCCGGGCCCCGTTCCCCGACGACCTCCTCGGTACGGCCCTGCTGCCGCTGCGGGTCGCGGGCAAGACCCCCGGGCAGCTGGAGGTCCTCGCCGCCGCCGAGCAGGTCGTCATCGGACTCCGCTCGGCCTTCGCCTGCGACCCCCGGCCCGAGCGGATGCGGGCACCCGTACCTTCGGGCGAGGGGCGCCTGCGGCGCGGCTGCGGCAACCTCGCCGAGGTTCTGCACCGCACCCACACCGACTGCCCGCGTCGGCACCACCGCCTCGCCGCCGTGGCGGGAGCGGGCTGCGTCGGCCCCGTCACCGGACTCGGGGTGCAGGAACTGCCGGAGGGCACCGTCCGGGCGGTCCTCGAACGCGGCGAACGGCCCCCGACCCCGCTCGGCCGCCTCGGCGACGGGGAACTGCGCTACCTGGCACTCGCGCTCACCCTGCTGACCGGCCCCGGGGTCCTCGCGATGGACCGGATCGCCGAGGTCCCCGAGGCCGTGCAGTCCCTGACGCTGCTCGCCGACGGCCTCGACCGGGGGCTCGACGGACGGCAGGTGGGCGAACTGCTCGCCCTCGCCACGGGCATCGCGGCCGACGGGCACATCCGGGTCGCGGGCACGGTCGGGGAGCGGGCGGCGGGGGAGGCGCGCCGGACCCCCGGGGTGACGGTGGTAGACCTGAGCGCGTGA
- a CDS encoding nucleotide pyrophosphohydrolase, whose translation MTDNDVAGLQRRLAEFAAARDWQPFHTPKNLAAALSVEASELLEIFQWLTPEQADRVMEAPESAHRVADEVADVLAYLLQFCTVLGVDPLAALAAKIDRNEVRFPARRRGGASDGEGRVEGDDGGA comes from the coding sequence GTGACCGACAACGATGTAGCGGGACTGCAGCGCAGGCTGGCGGAGTTCGCCGCCGCGCGCGACTGGCAGCCCTTTCACACGCCCAAGAACCTGGCGGCGGCGCTCAGCGTCGAGGCCTCGGAACTCCTGGAGATCTTCCAGTGGTTGACGCCCGAGCAGGCGGACCGGGTGATGGAGGCCCCCGAATCGGCGCACCGGGTGGCCGACGAGGTGGCCGACGTCCTCGCCTATCTGCTCCAGTTCTGCACGGTGCTCGGCGTCGATCCGCTGGCCGCGCTGGCCGCCAAGATCGACCGCAACGAGGTCCGGTTTCCCGCGCGGAGGCGCGGCGGGGCGAGTGACGGAGAGGG